From a single Ailuropoda melanoleuca isolate Jingjing chromosome 12, ASM200744v2, whole genome shotgun sequence genomic region:
- the C12H22orf31 gene encoding uncharacterized protein C22orf31 homolog: MPNSDINNTYIKYTHLLFISKTAESWPKITSLSDNTQSYLFHSSKLHPIYVRRHASLPTYGLRQSILLNTRLQDCYVDSPALTNIWTAGTCAKQNISTPAPGTTSSWEVVKNPLVASSFSLIKLVLRRQLRDKCCPGPSKFGETKPSKRLKSKDNSAIRATPRGRIRNAISSKGRWPVGPSPSSPRVRKPAGGINKSKESSKEKKVTVRQDLESRYAEHVAATQARPGDTGTAAWKGQALLPETRKRRQLSEDKLTIHGLPAEGYRALYHSVVEPMLWNPSGTPKRYSLELGKAIKQKLWEALYSPAPTPAGAQGPLPGRNQLEVHEEPVPKKWPKLKSEK; the protein is encoded by the exons ATGCCAAATAGTGATATCAATAATACCTATATCAAGTACACCCACTTGCTGTTTATTAGTA agacagCTGAGTCATGGCCCAAAATCACATCGTTAAGTGACAACACCCAGTCCTATCTTTTTCACTCATCCAAGCTG CATCCAATCTATGTGAGACGACACGCCAGCCTCCCCACCTATGGGCTCCGTCAGTCTATCTTACTGAACACCAGGCTTCAGGACTGCTATGTGGACTCACCGGCCCTCACCAACATCTGGACGGCTGGCACGTGTGCAAAGCAGAACATCAGTACGCCAGCACCCGGGACCACCTCTTCCTGGGAAGTTGTAAAGAATCCCTTAGTCGCCAGTTCGTTCTCCCTGATTAAGCTGGTGCTCAGGCGACAACTGAGGGATAAATGTTGCCCAGGGCCGAGCAAGTTTGGAGAAACAAAGCCCTCGAAGAGATTAAAGTCCAAGGACAATTCGGCAATAAGAGCCACGCCACGGGGCAGGATAAGAAACGCCATCAGTTCCAAGGGCAGATGGCCCGTGGGGCCGAGCCCCAGCTCTCCGAGGGTCAGGAAGCCGGCGGGAGGCATCAACAAG AGTAAAGAAagttcaaaggagaaaaaagtaacagTCCGCCAAGATCTTGAGAGCAGATATGCTGAACATGTGGCTGCCACCCAGGCACGACCTGGGGACACTGGGACAGCGGCCTGGAAGGGCCAAGCGTTGCTTCCTGAAACCAGAAAGAGGCGGCAGTTGTCGGAGGACAAGCTAACCATCCACGGCCTCCCCGCAGAGGGTTACAGGGCTCTGTACCACTCTGTGGTTGAGCCGATGCTGTGGAATCCTTCTGGGACCCCCAAGAGGTACAGCTTGGAGCTGGGCAAGGCCATCAAACAAAAGCTCTGGGAGGCTCTGTACAGCCCGGCTCCCACTCCTGCAGGGGCTCAGGGCCCACTGCCTGGCCGGAATCAGCTCGAGGTCCACGAGGAGCCTGTGCCCAAGAAATGGCCCAAATTAAAGAGTGAGAAATAG
- the ZNRF3 gene encoding E3 ubiquitin-protein ligase ZNRF3 — protein sequence MHPLGLCNNNDEEDLYEYGWVGVVKLEQPELDPKPCLTVLGKAKRAVQRGATAVIFDVSENPEAIDQLNQGSEDPLKRPVVYVKGADAIKLMNIVNKQKVARARIQHRPPRQPTEYFDMGIFLAFFVVVSLVCLILLVKIKLKQRRSQNSMNRLAVQALEKMETRKFNSKSKGRREGSCGALDTLSSSSTSDCAICLEKYIDGEELRVIPCTHRFHRKCVDPWLLQHHTCPHCRHNIIEQKGNPSAVCVETSSLARSRQQRVLLPVHYPGRVHRTNAIPAYPTRTSMDSHGNPVTLLTVDRHGEQSLYSPQTPTYIRGYPPLRLDHTLAPHRCGLEHRAYSPAHPFRRPKFGGRSFSKAACFSQYETMYQHYYFQGLSYPEQEGQAPASLAPRGPSRAFPPSGGGGLLFPAVAHTAPPSHLESGSTSSFSCYHGHRSVCSGYLADGPGSDSSSSSSGQYHCSSSDSVVDCTEVSNQGVYGSCSTFRSSLSSDYDPFIYRSRSPCRTSDVGGSGALGRGLVVGLEGSPPPEELPADNSHGAGRGEPWPGPASPSGDQLSTCSLEMNYSSNSSLEPRGPAGSTSEVGLEAFPGAAPDLRRTWKGAHEGLSCACCCEPRPSTLEPSVGVAGGSTLLLGPPLCEACGPSGGEAQPGSSQGLYGLHPDHLPRTDGVKYEGLPCCFYEEKQVARGSGGGSGCYAEDCSVSVQYTLAQEPPPSCHPGARDLSQRIPIIPEDVDCDLGLPSDCQGTRGLGPWGGTLGPDALQPHRGLGATQEEEPVLCCQARAPLSPGCPLEGAEATRASCPGAPRDTQESSATATEAAGQRSRPADGGTGA from the exons GCCAAGCGGGCAGTGCAGCGGGGAGCCACTGCGGTCATCTTTGATGTGTCGGAAAACCCAGAAGCTATTGACCAG cTAAACCAGGGCTCAGAAGACCCACTCAAGAGGCCAGTGGTGTACGTGAAGGGCGCAGATGCCATCAAGCTGATGAACATTGTCAACAAGCAGAAAGTAGCTCGAGCAAGGATTCAGCACCGCCCCCCTCGA CAACCCACTGAGTACTTCGACATGGGGATTTTCCTGGCGTTCTTCGTCGTGGTCTCCTTGGTCTGCCTCATCCTCCTAGTCAAAATCAAGCTGAAGCAGCGACGCAGTCAG AATTCCATGAACAGGCTGGCTGTCCAGGCTCTGGAGAAGATGGAAACCAGAAAGTTCAACTCCAAGAGCAAGGGGCGCCGGGAGGGGAGCTGTGGGGCACTGGACACGCTCAGCAGCAGCTCCACGTCCGACTGCGCCATCTGCCTGGAGAAGTACATCGACGGAGAG gaGCTGCGGGTTATCCCCTGTACTCACCGCTTTCACAGGAAGTGCGTGGACCCGTGGCTGCTGCAGCACCACACCTGTCCCCACTGCCGGCACAACATCATAG AGCAAAAGGGAAACCCGAGCGCCGTGTGCGTGGAGACCAGCAGCCTTGCGCGCAGCCGGCAGCAGAGGGTGCTCTTGCCGGTGCACTACCCCGGCCGCGTGCACAGGACCAACGCCATCCCGGCCTACCCCACCCGGACAAGCATGGACTCCCACGGGAACCCCGTCACGCTGCTGACTGTGGACCGGCACGGGGAGCAGAGCCTCTATTCACCGCAGACCCCCACCTACATCCGTGGCTACCCGCCCCTCCGCCTGGACCACACCCTAGCCCCTCACCGCTGCGGCCTGGAGCACCGGGCCTACTCACCAGCCCACCCCTTCCGCAGGCCCAAGTTCGGCGGCCGCAGCTTCTCCAAGGCAGCTTGCTTCTCCCAGTACGAGACCATGTACCAACACTACTACTTCCAGGGCCTCAGCTACCCGGAGCAGGAGGGCCAGGCCCCGGCCAGCCTCGCTCCCAGGGGCCCGTCCCGTGCCTTTCCCccgagcggcggcggcggcctgCTCTTCCCCGCCGTGGCGCACACGGCCCCGCCATCGCACCTGGAGAGCGGCAGCACGTCCAGCTTCAGCTGCTACCACGGCCACCGCTCGGTGTGCAGCGGCTACCTGGCCGACGGCCCGGGCAgcgacagcagcagcagcagctccggCCAGTACCACTGTTCCTCCAGCGACTCCGTGGTGGACTGCACCGAGGTCAGCAACCAGGGCGTGTACGGGAGCTGCTCCACGTTCCGCAGCTCCCTCAGCAGCGACTACGACCCCTTCATCTACCGCAGCCGGAGCCCCTGTCGCACCAGCGACGTGGGGGGCTCGGGGGCTTTGGGCCGGGGCCTGGTCGTGGGCCTCGAGGGCTCCCCGCCGCCCGAGGAGCTCCCGGCGGACAACAGTCACGGTGCTGGGCGGGGAGAGCCTTGGCCcggccctgcctctccctcggGGGACCAGCTGTCCACCTGCAGCCTGGAGATGAACTACAGCAGCAACTCGTCCCTGGAGCCCAGGGGGCCCGCTGGCTCTACCTCAGAAGTGGGGCTCGAGGCTTTTCCTGGGGCTGCCCCAGATCTCAGGAGGACCTGGAAGGGGGCACATGAGGGGCTGTCATGTGCCTGCTGCTGCGAGCCCCGGCCCTCCACACTGGAGCCCAGCGTCGGAGTGGCCGGGGGTAGCACACTGTTGCTGGGCCCCCCGCTCTGTGAGGCCTGTGGCCCCTCGGGCGGGGAGGCACAGCCGGGAAGCTCCCAGGGCCTGTACGGCCTTCACCCAGACCATTTGCCCAGGACAGATGGGGTGAAATATGAGGGCCTGCCCTGCTGCTTCTATGAAGAGAAGCAGGTGGCCCGTGGCAGCGGAGGGGGCAGCGGCTGCTACGCTGAGGACTGCTCGGTGAGCGTGCAATACACGCTCGCCCAGGAGCCCCCGCCCagctgccacccaggggcccggGACCTGAGCCAGCGCATCCCCATCATTCCGGAGGATGTGGACTGTGACTTAGGCCTGCCCTCGGACTGCCAAGGGACCCGTGGCCTCGGCCCCTGGGGTGGGACACTGGGCCCGGACGCCCTGCAGCCCCACAGAGGCCTAGGAGCGACCCAGGAAGAAGAGCCGGTTCTGTGCTGCCAGGCCAGGGCTCCACTCTCGCCCGGCTGCCCTCTGGAGGGAGCGGAGGCCACCAGAGCCAGCTGTCCTGGTGCCCCCCGGGACACTCAGGAGTCCAGCGCCACCGCCACTGAGGCTGCAG gacAGAGATCTCGCCCAGCAGACGGCGGCACGGGAGCCTGA